Proteins from a single region of Oncorhynchus kisutch isolate 150728-3 unplaced genomic scaffold, Okis_V2 Okis01b-Okis20b_hom, whole genome shotgun sequence:
- the LOC109887182 gene encoding probable glutamate--tRNA ligase, mitochondrial, translating into MLLSSFIHFSTPSRCLPIKTCTRCCQYSTGRSVRKVDTPVLLKNTLTFNRSGGHGGKQQYIGLNISQKRCFSSECDEVGHQHEHGDVRVRFAPSPTGFLHLGGLRTALYNYIYAKKYGGTFILRMEDTDQSRLVPGAVESIEDMLEWAGIPPDESPRGGGQYGPYLQSQRLSLYSQAADSLVQTGKAYRCFCSQQRLELLKREALRSGQTPRYDNRCRHLRPDQLEEKLDQKVPHVIRFRLESGVEPFNDLVFGWNRHEVAQVEGDPVVLKADGFPTYHLANVVDDHLMKVSHVLRGSEWLISTSKHLLLYRALGWKPPVFGHLPLLLNRDGSKLSKRQGDIYIQSFQRSGALPEALLDITTHCGSGFNSNRVGRKMEELIAEFNPSKITTHSALLDLDKLPEFNKIHLQQRIDDAVQRDWLVRDLQVRIQEVYGTQVQDQDVLQPDYITRILHLRKGHISSVSDLVSSEYSYLWVRPSFSDQQMTALSSETQHIATLVIRLMEGLKGGEELTVDQLSVELKTLAKKTSNTKYRDVMKIIRLALSGLQQGPSVAEMMVSLGPSEITHRFNRVLQQH; encoded by the exons ATGCTGCTGTCATCGTTTATACATTTCAGCACACCATCCAGATGCCTCCCAATAAAAACGTGTACGCGGTGTTGCCAATACAGTACCGGAAGGAGCGTCCGTAAAGTCGATACCCCAGTGTTGTTGAAGAACACATTGACTTTCAACCGCAGTGGTGGACACGGCGGAAAGCAACAATACATTGGGTTGAATATCTCGCAGAAGAGATGCTTTTCATCTGAATGTGACGAGGTTGGTCATCAGCATGAACATGGGGATGTGAGAGTGAGGTTCGCTCCGAGTCCAACAG GTTTCCTACACCTGGGGGGACTACGTACAGCTCTCTACAACTATATCTACGCTAAGAAGTACGGAGGGACCTTCATCTTACGTATGGAAGATACAGATCAGAGCAGACTGGTGCCGGGAGCTGTAGAGTCTATAGAGGACATGTTGGAGTGGGCTG GTATCCCCCCAGACGAGAGTCCCCGTGGAGGAGGCCAGTACGGTCCCTACCTCCAGTCCCAGAGGCTGTCCCTGTACAGCCAGGCTGCTGACTCCCTGGTCCAGACAGGGAAGGCCTACCGCTGCTTCTGCAGCCAGCAGAGGCTAGAATTACTGAAGAGAGAGGCCCTACGCAGCGGACAGACACCGCG GTATGACAACCGGTGCAGACACCTCCGCCCAGACCAGCTAGAGGAGAAGCTGGATCAGAAGGTCCCCCATGTGATCAGGTTCCGACTGGAGTCTGGGGTAGAACCCTTCAACGACCTGGTCTTCGGGTGGAACCGTCATGAGGTGGCCCAG GTTGAAGGAGACCCTGTCGTGTTGAAAGCTGATGGTTTCCCCACCTATCACCTGGCTAACGTAGTAGACGACCACCTGATGAAGGTCAGCCACGTCCTGAGAGGATCAGAGTGGCTCATCTCTACCTCCAAACACCTGCTGctgtacag GGCTCTTGGCTGGAAGCCCCCGGTGTTCGGacaccttcctctcctcctcaacaGAGATGGCAGTAAGCTCTCCAAGAGACAAGGAGATATCTACATACAGAGTTTCCAGAGGAGTGGGGCCCTACCTGAAGCACTACTGGATATCACCACACACTGTGGATCTGGCTTCAACa GTAACCGTGTTGGTCGTAAGATGGAGGAACTGATCGCGGAGTTCAACCCGTCCAAGATCACCACCCACTCTGCCCTGCTAGACCTGGACAAACTACCTGAGTTTAACAA GATCCACCTGCAGCAGCGTATCGATGACGCGGTGCAACGTGATTGGCTGGTGAGGGATCTGCAGGTGCGGATCCAGGAAGTGTACGGGACACAGGTCCAGGATCAGGATGTTCTGCAACCAGATTACATCACACGGATTCTACACCTGCGCAAG ggtcaTATCTCCTCTGTGTCTGACCTGGTGTCCTCAGAGTATTCCTACCTTTGGGTTCGACCTTCTTTCTCTGACCAACAGATGACAGCACTCAGCTCAGAGACACAACACATCGCTACTCTGGTCATACG GTTGATGGAAGGTCTGAAAGGAGGTGAGGAACTGACCGTCGACCAGCTCAGTGTAGAACTGAAGACTCTGGCTAAGAAGACCAGCAACACTAAATACAGAGACGTTATGAAGATTATACGACTGGCCCTCAGCGGACTACAG caAGGCCCCAGTGTAGCGGAGATGATGGTATCGTTGGGTCCCAGTGAGATCACACATCGCTTCAACAGAGTTCTACAGCAGCACTGA